A stretch of the Medicago truncatula cultivar Jemalong A17 chromosome 5, MtrunA17r5.0-ANR, whole genome shotgun sequence genome encodes the following:
- the LOC11425986 gene encoding LOW QUALITY PROTEIN: transcription factor MYB75 (The sequence of the model RefSeq protein was modified relative to this genomic sequence to represent the inferred CDS: deleted 1 base in 1 codon), with product MLCNTPRAHKHPTQLPRDLIPIREDSRANKKEMRGRFGRRLKKDTTKIPLRQGNTTPMEVKPSRDPIKNQLPREDNNLRQGPRLPHPRVINTQELTPALFDLDTDIDTVFPDSIINLCGRLIVFLLHLAGLNRCRKSCRLRWLNYLCPNIKRESFAEDEVDLILRLHKLLGNRWSLIAARLPGRTANDVKNYWHTNLRKKLALEKEKKEKEKHKETMKTHEVIKPQPRIFSTHSPWLNKKQNNFVAQPVLASNKDGNVPRDSNASLGTTVSNQVGRDYVSSSQPSIDNVAILCSKKDNVAIPCAMLTDNLWNLGEPVDSEKIGSCSSLQEEYFSMEFSTIDYSFWDSNLCDFIYL from the exons ATGTTGTGCAATACCCCTAGGGCTCACAAACACCCAACCCAACTACCTAGAGACCTGATACCAATCCGGGAGGATAGCAGGGCAAACAAGAAAGAGATGCGCGGAAGATTCGGAAGGCGCCTCAAAAAAGACACAACCAAGATCCCTCTCAGGCAAGGGAACACCACGCCTATGGAGGTTAAACCTAGTCGGGATCCTATCAAGAATCAGTTGCCAAGAGAAGACAACAACCTTAGACAGGGCCCACGACTACCACACCCTAGAGT AATTAACACTCAAGAATTAACACCAGCTTTGTTTGATCTTGACACTGATATTGACACCGTCTTCCCAGACTCCATTATCAACCTCTGTGGAAGATTGATTGTATT tttgttacacTTGGCAGGATTGAATAGATGCCGAAAAAGTTGTAGATTGAGGTGGTTAAATTATTTATGCCCCAACATCAAAAGGGAAAGCTTTGCTGAGGATGAAGTTGATCTGATCCTAAGGTTACACAAACTTCTAGGGAATAG ATGGTCATTGATTGCTGCAAGGCTTCCTGGTAGAACAGCGAATGATGTGAAAAACTATTGGCACACAAATTTGCGGAAGAAGCTTgctttagaaaaagaaaagaaagaaaaagagaaacataAGGAAACTATGAAAACACATGAAGTTATTAAACCTCAACCTCGAATTTTTTCAACTCATTCACCATGGTTGAACAAGaagcaa aataattttgttgcaCAACCAGTACTGGCTTCAAATAAAGATGGTAATGTTCCCAGAGATTCTAATGCCTCATTAGGTACTACGGTTTCAAATCAAGTTGGTAGAGATTATGTTTCCTCTTCACAACCAAGTATAGATAATGTTGCAATactttgttcaaaaaaagaTAATGTTGCAATACCATGTGCAATGTTGACCGATAATTTGTGGAACTTGGGGGAGCCAGTAGACAGTGAGAAAATTGGCTCATGCTCTTCATTACAAGAGGAGTACTTTAGTATGGAGTTTTCAACCATTGATTACTCCTTTTGGGATTCCAACCTTTGTGATTTCATTTATCTTTGA